Genomic window (Streptomyces sp. NBC_00078):
ACGAGACCTCGGCCCCCTCCTCGGAGATGTCCGGTGGGACGGGGTTGGCCGGTCGCGGATGTGCACGCGGATCAGGAGGGCGCCCCGGTCGCCGCCTCTGAGGTGTGCGACGCCAAGCCTCCGCGGGCGGAAGGCCTGGCCGAACGTCTCGACGAGATTCAGCCGCAGGTGGATCAGCTCGTCCGCGCCGAGGCAACTGCAATGCCGGGAGCCTCCCCCACTCCCCCACTCCCCCGCTCCCCGGCGCAGGCGCAGGCTCCAAAGGCGGCGGCCGCCGGGTCCGTCTCCTGCGGGGTGTGCTGCGAAGGCAGTATGTCCGACGGAAACAGTGCGTCCTGCGGAGGCGGTGGGCCCAAGGGCGGCAGTCATGGTGCCGCCACCGCAACCCCCCGGGGTGGCGCCTGGCGCCTCCGTCAGCCGGTGAACTCCTGACGCATCTTCACGATCCTTTTCTCGTACGTTTGTTGGGGGTTCGGTCGGGAGTCGTCCTGCGTGCGGACGATCCTTGCCCGATCACGCAGGAGAACCGGGTGGCCACACACAGAGCCGAAGCCGACAGATTCCGTCCGACCGGAGAACCGCGCCTAAAGGTCAACGCTCCCGCGGTGGCGCCGGAGCCGCGTTCCAGGGTGCCCTGGCTGATCCCACGCATCGTCGCCGCGGCCACCGCCCTGTGCACGATCGTCGTACTCGTCCAGGGACACACCACGCTGCCGCTCCGGCGCGTGGTCACCATAGAGGCCAAGATGGCCTCGAAGCAGGACTACTTCGAGGACCCCGTGGTCAAGCGGCTGCTCATCCAGCACGGCATCCGGGTGCACATCACCCGCATGGGATCGCGCGGAATCGCCACCCAGAACTACGACGGCTACGACGCCGTCTTCCCCTCGGGACAGCCCGCCGCCGACCTGATCACCAAAAGGCGGGCGGCCGAGGGCCATCCGGCGACGACGTACCGGCCGTTCGTCAGTCCGATCGTGCTCGGCACGTACCGCGAGTATGCCCGGACGCTCCAGCGCGCCAAGATCGCCGAGCCACTGGGCGCACCCCCCGGGTCCCAGCCGCAGTACTACTCGCTCGACATGGAGAAGTTCCTCGCGGCGACCAACGCGGGCAGGCGCTGGAAGGACCTGGGCATCGAGCACTACGACATAGGCAACGACAACAAGGTGCTCGCCCAGACCTCCGACATCTGCGAGGCCAACTCGGCGGGAACCTACCTGGGGTTGGTGTCCTACGTGTGGAACAAGAACGACATCCCGCAGGACTCGGCCCAGGCGGACAGCTTCGCGCACAGGATCAAGATCCTCCTCAACGACCAGGGGATGCCCTCCGGGGAGAAGAACGAGACATACGTGTCCGCCGAGGGCAAGAGCATCGCCCCGATCACGGTCATCTACGAGCACCAGTTCCTGGCCCACCAGCTGGAGGTCCAGGCCGACACCGGGCACGTCGACGGCGAGCGCGTCCTGCTCTACCCCTCGGCGCGATTCGTCACCGAGCCCCAGTTCATCGCGCTGACCCCGCAGGGCGACAGGCTCGGCGACCTCATCACCAACGATCCCGCTCTGCAAAGGCGGGCCATGGAGCTGGGCTTCCGGGTCCGCGCCGCCGGCAGCGCATCCACCAGCGACGCGCTCGCCGGGCTCCTGCACGACCATCACATCCAGGCGCCGGTCCTCTCGGCCGACGACACCAAGGCGGTGCTGCCCCGGCTCGACCTGCTGGAGCGGATGATCGAGGACGTGGGCGACTGCGCGCCCACCCAGCAGCCGGCGGCGGCCGGCGAGGAGGCCCCGTGACCGTACGCAGATCCGTCACGCTGGCGCTGTGCCTCGTCCTCGTCGCCGCCCTCTCCACCCTGGCCTCCTGCTCCGGCGGCGGAAACGGACCGGCCACGACCCTGCACGTCCTCGCCAGCGACGAACTCGCCGACATGGAACCGCTGTTGGGGCAGCTGCGCGAGGACACCGGGGTCCGTCTGGAGATGGACTACAAGGCGACCAACGACGCCAGCGACACCCTCCTCACCGGCCGCCACTCCTATGACCTGGCGTGGCTCTCCTCCGACCGCTACATCCGGCTCAGGATCAAGGCGGCCGGCCCGGCAGCCACACCCTCGCCGACCGTGCAGAGCACGTCGATCATGCGCTCACCGGTCGTCGTAGGACTGACCCCGGACGTCGCCCGGCAGCTGCGGAAGAAGGTTCCCGGCAAGCGGCTGTCCTGGGCGGACATCGCCGACGCCGCCGCCACCGGCACCGTGCGCTTCGGGATGGCCGACCCCCGGCACTCCAACAGCGGCCTGGCCGCGCTCGTGGGCGTCGCGACCGCCGCGGCCGACACCGGCAGCGCGCTGCGGCCCGAGGACGTCAGCTGCGACCGGCTGCGCGGCTTCCGCTCCGGCCAGACCCTCACCGCAGAGCGATCCGGGGCCCTGCTCGACGCCTTCGCCGAGCACCCGGGCCGTACGAACACGCTGATCACGTACGAGTCCGAGCTGCTGCGTCTGAACGCCTCCGGGAAGCTCAAGCAGCCCCTGGAGATCGTGCGTCCCGCCGACGGCATGGTGCTGTCCGACTATCCGCTGCTCCTGCTCGACGCCGGCCGACGCGAGGCCTACGACCGGGTGGTGAAGTGGCTGACCGAGGCCGACCACCAGCGCGAGATCATGCGACGGACGCTGCGCCGCCCGGTCGACACCGCCGTACAGCGCGACAGCCGGCTCAAGGCGCCCCTCGGCAACGCGCTGTACTTCCCCGACGACCTGGCCGTCCTCGACCGGCTCCTCGACGACTACGGCGACCCGAGGCGCCGGATCGGAGACCAGGTGATCTTCCTGCTCGACTCCTCCGGCTCCATGCGCGGACCCCGTACGGCCGCACTGCGCGCCGCGTTCGCCGGGCTGAGCGGGGCGGACTCGTCCGCCGCCGGCAAGTTCGTGCGGTTCTACCAGGGCGAGCGGCTCACCGTGACGCGCTTCGGCGGGCGGCCGCTGGACGAGCACACGGTCACCGTCCGCGGCCCTGCCGACCTCACGGCGCTGGAGAAGTTCGTGGCCCGTGGCGGCGAGGGTGGTTCCACCCCCATCTGGACCGCGCTGGACCACGGCTACGGCATCGCCGAGAAGGCCGTGCGCGACGACCCCGGGCGAGCCGTGTCCATCGTGCTGATGACCGACGGCGAGAACAACGCGGGCATCAACCGCGCCACCTTCGTCAGCCGCTACCGGGCCCGGCCCGCCGACGCCCGCGCGGTGCACACCTATCCCTTGTACTTCGGGGACGCGGACACGGCGGAACTGCACCAGGTCGCCTCGGTGACCGGCGGTCGCATGGTCGACGCCCACGACTCGTCCCTGTCCGCTGCATTCAAGGAGATC
Coding sequences:
- a CDS encoding VWA domain-containing protein, with the translated sequence MTVRRSVTLALCLVLVAALSTLASCSGGGNGPATTLHVLASDELADMEPLLGQLREDTGVRLEMDYKATNDASDTLLTGRHSYDLAWLSSDRYIRLRIKAAGPAATPSPTVQSTSIMRSPVVVGLTPDVARQLRKKVPGKRLSWADIADAAATGTVRFGMADPRHSNSGLAALVGVATAAADTGSALRPEDVSCDRLRGFRSGQTLTAERSGALLDAFAEHPGRTNTLITYESELLRLNASGKLKQPLEIVRPADGMVLSDYPLLLLDAGRREAYDRVVKWLTEADHQREIMRRTLRRPVDTAVQRDSRLKAPLGNALYFPDDLAVLDRLLDDYGDPRRRIGDQVIFLLDSSGSMRGPRTAALRAAFAGLSGADSSAAGKFVRFYQGERLTVTRFGGRPLDEHTVTVRGPADLTALEKFVARGGEGGSTPIWTALDHGYGIAEKAVRDDPGRAVSIVLMTDGENNAGINRATFVSRYRARPADARAVHTYPLYFGDADTAELHQVASVTGGRMVDAHDSSLSAAFKEIRGCS